The sequence gcatcactacagaccctggttcagcggtctaaggcatctcagtgctagaggcgtcactacagaccctggttcagcggtctaaggcatctcagtgctagaggcgtcactacagaccctgtttCGATCCAGAGCTCTAAAAATAGTTGCCAACTGACAAAACCCAACATTGCCAAGATGTTTTATTTGCCAATTCATGTTCCGTTTTTTAATTTTAATAATGTGCACAATTAAAATTAATACAGTTTTAAATGAACACTTACACATGTTTAATAAACCAGACAGACTAGTGTGTGTTATGAAATTCATTTTAATAATCCACTGGTCACAACAGTTCAAATCTGATTTTCAAAGCCACCAAACCCTGTGCTGACCGAGGGGACATTTTaccaacatacagtacagtgCTAGCCAACTGACAGTGTCTATGAACCTCCTGGAAGTGCTTTATCTCCTTGGTTTTATTtatcacaaaaaaaaacaaaatggtGTCCATTCGAAAACATTTTCTGTTATGCATTTTACTAAGTGCTCTTTGTTTGTGACATTTTCTTTGATTTCATCAAGGATGTGATATCAAAACCTTGTGTTTCTTCTCTTGGTGGAACCTGGAGAGAAAAACCCATAGAGAAGTGGATTTAGAAGTGGATTCATAGACCAACATCTCGAAATTACACATGCGTCCCACCAAACGGCACCCTAGTCTCCTTTTATGGTGCACTTTCGACAAACGTAGTGCACCattaagggaatagggcccatagggctctggtcaaatgtagtgcactattaagggaatagggtccatagggctctggtcaaatgtagtgcactattaagggaatagggtccataggactctggtcaaatgtagtgcactattaagggaatagggtccatagggctctggtcaaatgtagtgcactattaagggaatagggtccatagggctctggtcaaacgtagtgcactataaagggaatggggtccatagggctctggtcaaaagtagtgtactataaagggaatagggccccattTGGGACGCCTCCTAATATAGTGAATAGTTGATAGTGAAACAAGAGCAGATAAAGGAAACCTTCTCCTCTGAAATCGTTGTGGCACCTCGTCGTCATTTTCCTCATCTCTGACTCTCTGGTATACCAGCGGCTTACACAGAGCTTTCCTCAGTGCTGGTCTCTCTGAAAACAAAATCGGGCCAGAACCATCAGACACTCACTCATAGAAAACACATTTGATCCATGCAACAGGGTTGGTATTCATACTGCGTGTCAGATTACGAGTCCCGGCAGTCCATTTCATTAGGatctatttattttacctttatttaactaggtaagtcagttaagaacaaattcttattttcaatgacggcctgggaacagtgggttaactgcctgttcaggggcagaacgacagatttgtacgttatcagctcgggggtttgaacttgcaaccttccggttactagtccaacactctaaccactaggctacgctgccgatcTATAAAGTTAAACTAAATTTACATTAGCATTCATACTCTAGTACGCTTTATAAATACGAGCACGGATATTTAGGACGACCGAAAGGATAATATCAATTAAATATATTGATGAGGGTTGGGTTATGGTACCTGGTCGTGGCAATGAGCTGTGTGGTTTCTGTCTAGGCTTGGCACCTCCCCTCTCCCATGTGCCCGGATCTGAAGTATTAACGCCGTCTCGGCACAGTCCATCTACAGCGGAGATAAGACAGAGCAAATGTATGGTAATGTGCGTCGGTAAGGAAATAGGGCGCCATTTTGGAAGCAAAGAAATGAAAATGTCCTTTACGTGTCCTGTGTTGCTTATCTCCAGTTCCGTGtccactctccccctccaccaCATGGCCTTCGTAATACTTCAGCTCTGATCCCACCAACACTGTCTCTGGTTCCTGCTCCTCGGGCCCAATAGCCTCTCTCCACTGGCCTCTCTTACAGCTGTGTTTGGGAGCATGTCGGATGTGTAGAGGGAGAGGCTGGGGTTTCTTGTGGACAGGGTGCTTCTTCACGACCACCCTACTGGGGTGCGTTCTCTCACAAGTCCTTACAGATCCGCGTTGTTCCTGCTCGACCAACTCGTCAGAGTCCCCGGCGGCGTACACCCTGGGGCTGTGATGAACTTTAACCCTGCTGCTCACCCCTACTCCTTTCAACAGGCTCGATCCACAGCAGACGCACATGAGCTTCTTGGACTGGGGACAGACTTCCTTGACCTCTGCCTCTCCGAGGTCTGCAGAGAACCTCCCCCTCGCGTAGACAGAACTGCCGGGAAACACATCCACGTCCTCAAGATCGGTGGAGAACATCTCGTCCCGGGACGAGAGCTCGTCCAGGGATGAACACAGGACACTGAGCCTCTCGTGAGCAGTCTGTGgctggcagtagtagtggtggtgacgGGCTGGGGTGGAAGTAgcgagagaagacagagaggccTGGAGGTCTTTACCAGCTCCAGCGTTGCTCTGCGGTGTAGAGACGCCCTTCTGCAGAGCGCTTGCTGTAAACACCTTGTCAATTTAAAATCAAAATGAAAAAAGTTTATTTGACAATACAGATACAAAATGAAATGCTTAACTTACAAGCTCTCCTCTCAAACAATTCAGCTATGAAAACCTATTCCATAGAAAGTattgtatataaaaaaataaaaaaaagagtgACCTTGTCAAAGGGCAGACAGAGGATCTGGTAGGACAGGTCAACATCCAGTTCACACAGACTCCCATCTGGAACATCAAACGTTTCTCCTCCATGTTTCATGTGCTCTAAGACTTGCCAGTCAGAGGCTAAGGGTGATGGTAGTGACTGGGGGGAGAGCAGGTTGGAGCAGTGACTCTGAGGCCTCAGAAGTGCCTCAGTGGAGCTAGTACTGTCTGGATTGGCACTCCCCTCCTCTGCCTGGTTGTCTGGGTCTTCGGGTCTGGGGCTGTCGTCGGACTGCGAGGCGGCGGACAGGAGGCAAAGATTCTCAGAAGAACAGCTATGAAGACACTCTGCGTGATGCCGCGTGTCCTGGATATCCTCCTCCTGAACAGATGAGCTGTCCAATGGGGGCTCCTCGTCAGAGTCTACAGCCCAGCCCTCCTGAAGCCCCAGGTCTCCAAGGCTCCGACTCGAATCGCCGTCGTAGACCGCCGCTGTGGAGTCACTGATGCTGAACAACCTGGCCAGTGGAGACGACGATTGCAAACGGCTGCTTTCCAACTTACCATACGAGGCTCCACGACTACTGTGTCCGTCTCCCCCCACCTCACGTTTCCCTTCCTTATTCTCTGACGAGAAGATTCCGGAAGCTTGGGAAACAACTCCGGAATCAAGCTCTTTCTCAGAGCCCTGCTTCTCGTTGGTCTGGAGCTTGTTCAGAGCATCACTGGACTGGGTCTGAGCCTCTGAGCAGGCCACCTCTCTCTGGGCCTGAGCCTGGTGATGGTAAATGAACAAATTAAATAATGAATTCATTAATAAATCAAATGAATTGAATATATAAACATTTAAAATACATAAATTGTCTTATACATCTGAACACAATAATACATACACtgtagtagtgttgttgttgCTGGTGGCGGAACATGGGGTCATGCACAGGAGGTGGGTGGAAACGAGGTGGGTCGTACATGCATCTGTAATCAACTGGATGCATGTGTGGAACAATGTACTGACCAGGATACTGCATGTATGGGTATGGGGACATGTATGAACTAGGACGTCCAAAAGGATAACTTCCTGTAGAGAACACATGGTTTCATCAAGACAATATGACCATgcagtattacacacacacatatatatatatatatatacacacatacatatatatatacacacacacacacatatatatatacacatatatatacacacatatatatacacatatatatacacatatacacatacatacatatatacacatatacatacacatacacatacacatacatacatatataaaaaGTATTTAGAAAACCGTTCAAGTTagtggatttggttatttcagACCACATccacaggtgtataaaattgagcaaaaatccatgcaatctccatagacaaacattgtcagtagaatggctgaagagctcagtgacttttcaatgtggcaccgtcataggatgtcaccttttccaacaagtcagttcgtcaaatttctgcccgaCTAGAGCTGCCCCCCCCGggccaactgtaagtgctgttattgtgaagtgaaaacatctaggagcaacaacggctcagccgcgaagtggtaggccacacaagctcacagaacgggaccgccgactGCTGAaggtctctggaagcaacgtcaccaCAATAACTGGTCATCTGGAGCgtcgtgaaatgggtttccatggtttccagagTAGTCACACACAAGCCCAATGCGCTACGCTAACCGTCTGGCTGGAATGGtataaagctcgccaccattgaactctggagcagtggagacgtgttctctggagtgatgaatcacgcttcaccatctggcagtccgacagactgatctgggtttggtggatgccaggagactGTATagtttggtagaggaggaataatggtctaggggctgtttttcatggttcgggccccttcgttccagtgaagggaaatcttattgcatacaataacattctagacgattctgagcttccaactttgtggtaaccgtttggggaaggccctttcctgttcagCATAACAATTCCCgtgtacaaagcgaggtccatacagaaatggtttgtcaagatcggtgtggaagaacttgactggcctgcagagtcctcaaccccattgaatacctttgggaggaattggaacgccgactgcgagccaggcctaaatcTCCCAGTATCAGtgccagacctcactaatgcttttgtggctaaatggaagcaagtccccacagcaatgttccaacatctagtagaaaaccttcccagaagagtagaggctgttatataacagcaatgttccaacatctagtggaaagccttcccagaagagtggaggctgttatagcagcaatgtaccaacatctagtggaaagcattcccagaagagtagaggctgtcatagcagcaatgttccaacatctagtggaaagtcttccaaGAAGAGTAGAGGctcttatagcagcaatgttccaacatttagtggaaagccttcccagaagagtagaggctgttatagcagcaatgttccaacatctagtggaaagccttcccagaagagtagaggctcttatagcagcaatgttccaacatttagtggaaagccttcccagaagagtagaggctgttatagcagcaatgttccaacatctagtggaaagccttcccagaagagtagaggctcttatagcagcaatgttccaacatttagtggaaagccttcccagaagagtggtggctgttatagcagcaaaggggggaaacTCCTCATAAATGCCCATGAtcctggaatgagatgttggacgagcaggtgtccacatacttttggtaacgTTGTGTATTTGCATCAATGAAAATCATCCACTGTAAACTACTCCATAATTCTGGTTTGAGAAATAAAGTGTATgactcaaatggtaccctattccctattatagtgaaCTATGTGgcccatagggccctggtataaagtagtgcactacatagggattagggttccatagggccctagtataaagtagtgcactacatagggaatagggttccatagggccctggtataaagtagtgcactacatagggaatagggttccatagggccctggtataaagtagtgcactacatagggaatagggttccatagggccctggtataaagtagtgcactacatagagaatagggttccatagggccctggtataaagtagtgcactacatagggattagggttccatagggccctggtataaagtagtgcactacatagggattagggttccatagggccctggtataaagtagtgcactacatagggaatagggttccatttgggatacacATTCGTTAAAAACATGAGAAGTAGACCTACCTGAACCAGGTAAGGTATAGTGGTTATATGGGTTGTTGATATTTTGCCactgattatgatgatgatgatgatacatgtTGTAGTAAGGTTGAGAAGCCGGCTGAACATAGAAGAAGGGCCTCGGGTGATTCACCGGGCGCTGGTTGTGTTGATCGTTCTCCATCGACTGTGGCTGTTTGCTTCCTTCTATATAGAAAATACAATAAAATCTCTTTCACAAGATAGCCCTGTATACATTACAGTAACAGAACAAAACATACACGCGTATAAAACAATATAATTCAGCACACAAtaacaaaaacatatttaatcaAATAAATCACATTCAACTACTGTTATGAATAATCAgtgtgaataaaaaaaaaaaaaaggtttagaTCATATCAGTTCATTCAGAGCGTTCAGACTCAGGCTACAGGAGGAGGCAACAGACCTGGGGCCGGGCTAGGCTACAGGAGGAGGCAACAGACCTGGGGCCGGGCTAGGCTACAGGAGGAGGCAACAGACCCGGGGCCGGGCTAGGCTACAGGAGGAGGCAACAGACCCGGGGCCGGGCTAGGCTACAGGAGGAGGCAACAGACCCGGGGCCGGGCTAGGCTACAGGAGGAGGCAACAGACCCGGGGCCGGGCTAGGCTACAGGAGGAGGCAACAGACCCGGGGCCGGGCTAGGCTACAGGAGGAGGCAACAGACCCGGGGCCGGGCTAGGCTAGGGAGGAGGCAACAGACCCGGGGCCGGGCTAGGCTACAGGAGGAGGCAACAGACCCGGGACCGGGCTAGGCTACAGGAGGAGGCAACAGACCTGGGGCCGGGCTACAGGAGGAGGCAACAGACCTGGGACCGGGCTACAGGAGGAGGCAACAGACCTGGGGCCGGGCTACAGGAGGAGGCAACAGACCTGGGGCCGGGCTACAGGAGGAGGCAACAGACCTGGGGCCGGGCTACAGGAGGAGGCAACAGACCTGGGGCCAGGCTACAGTGAAAGTAGCCGTGGAAAACCCTTCTAAGTTTGGTTTTCAGTGGTTAGCGTCGCCCACGGTTGGTTTCGAGTGAACTACAATTCCGACGAGGTGTTTTAACATTCAGAAACGTCAACAATCATCGCTTGCCAAACTTATTTGGAAACATATGCCGATATACCCCATATCTGTCAGTGGGACATTTTTCAAATAAGGGACAGTGCGACATTTACTGGAACGGATCAAAACAGGGGAGGGTTGTTGaacttaaatattttttttttcggcacaggagagggtagtgcatcccccccccccccgtttacATTTGCTCTTTTGCAGGTTTCACTATGTCATTTCTTCCATCCTAGCCACATTCACTATGTCATTTCTTCCATCCTAGCCATATTCACTATGTCATTTCTTCCATCCTAGCCATATTCACTATGTCATTTCTTCCATCCTAGCCCAGACATCCTATGTCATTCCAGTCTGTCTATCCTGTCCTCTACTCACCATTCATAGTGACactatagtctaccagtctgtccatcCTGTCCTCTACTcaccattcatagtgacaatatagtctaccagtctatccaccattcatagtgacaatagtgCTAGGTCGATAGTTTGTCCAGATCTGCAATACGCTAACTAGCAAGCATAGCAAACATACATGCATTCAAAGCTGCATCAATTTTCAATATGAATCCACAAGAACCAATATGAATAGCtgatgggcagaggagaggccaggtggatCATTACGCATGAAAGAACAGTGAGGACATGAGACACCAGACTCAAAAAAATGTCCCCCTATTGATCTTGTTTAGGAACAATGCAATTCTCCGACCCAGACTAGCATTTAACGCCACAACACAATAAATAAATGCCTTATTGTTTAAGTACAAACGTCTACTTCAGGCTGCAGTGAAAACGTCCAATCCAAGCCCCTGTTTCCTTACGCACCAAGAACCTAACACTTTAATGTAGCCAAAATATTAATCATTGAACTttcaaaatgtattacattttgtgtggcataaacacaaccggTCACAATGTTGTAACCTGATTAGGCCACCTCAAAAAGTATTCTGTAGACTTGCACACGTTTGTTCCCGAAATATAATTCCAACATCCTGAAAAATGGCTCGACATTAACCAGGATTCCATCAaaactttttttgttttgttttgttttgttgcaaAGTACATGTCGTGACGTTGTTTTTTTGTTATCCGACATCATGGGAAAGGATGTCGTTTACTAAACTAGATGAAATAGGTTATGAACTTCAAAACGGTGGTGAAAgagcacggtgatgagcttgatgctcctttccaacaAATATCCAGGGTTTTATGCTGGTTTTATGCTGGTGACATTATGAGCGATACAATTGGCCGCCATTTGACAAATAATCTTGCACTTCTGTCCAAAATAATCTCAGCATGCGGGCTATACATTATCTGCAAGCTGTAGAGCGCATGTACCAACAGCAGAGGGGGAACATTCGCAACAttttttttgtgacaaaaccatcagtaggcCTAGAGTTTAAAATGAGATTGGAAACCCATTTAAATGGGAATTCAACTGCAAAAcgtatttttatgtgcactacgtatATACGCacacaagtcaatttgatggaaagaactgatggggggggggggggttatgcaGATTTTTAGAATATTGCCATGacaatctgtcaccaattggatgaaAACCTAGCTATAGACACCCTAAAGAAGCGCAATCTTTGACCATTTGAATCAGCAGTAGtagggcaaaaaaaaaaaaaaaacatgcctcccttgagatccccaggacagagtttggggAGTGCTGCCCTAAGGACCGGTGCACTAGTCCAGTTTCTCCAATTATACCTGCACATCATGGTTCGCCAGCAGCCCCAAACAtccattttatttaactaggcaagtcagttaagaacaaattattatttacaatgacagcctaccggggaacagtgggttaactgccttgttcagaggcagaacgacagattttatacctgtcagctcggggattagatccagaaacctttcggttactagtctaaagctctaaccactagccaaGCCTTCCATACTGGGCAGGGAGGAACGCCAAGCCTTCCATACTGGGCAGGGAGGAACGCCAAGCCTTCCATACTGGGCAGGGAGGAACGCCAAGCCTTCCATACTGGGCAGGGAGGAACGCCAAGCCTTCCATACTGGGCAGGGAGGAACGCCAAGCCTTCCATACTGGGCAGGGAGGAACGCCAAGCCTTCCATACTGGGCAGGGAGGAACGCCAAGCCTTCCATACTGGGCAGGGAGGAGGATACTGGGCCAAGCCTTCCATACTGGGCAGGGAGGATACTGGGCAGGGAGGAACGCCAAGCCTCCATACTGGGCAGGGAGGAACGCCAAGCCTTCCATACTGGGCAGGGAGggatgtattttctgtttgtcAAGAATTGACATCGTCAATTTTTGTTGTTGAAGATATTGAAGTGCCCGAAGttgatatgttttgtttattggttgtgtggtgcattggcacagaaacATTTGAGGAAATCTGATTGCATACATTTTATACAATTCCAAATATAGCAAATCTGATTTCCCCCTAGCTGACGATTGTCTGCAGACGGCTCTGATCCTACTGGAATGGAACCGGCACGGAGAAGTGAGGTCGTATCTGGTGGTCTgcaaaccctcaaccttctggcctgTAGCCTCGCACGGCATTTACTGTGCCAAATAAAAACATGGTTTAGCATGTTGTGTCTATAAAACACAGGGTTGCTCCAGTGATGGTTATTTGTAGTCATGAACATTATTTTCGGGTCATTCTAAGCATGGCTTTTTCCCCTTGTTTTTTTACCAGTACAAGCGGagggcaatttttttttttaggacACCTTTGGTTGGACTAGCCCCACCCCCCCTCCAATAAAATGTCAAACTGTCCCTAAAAAAAGGCATTTTTGCACAGATCCGTACACTTCCTCCCCAGTTATGCTAACACAAAAGGTGTTTGGAGCACCCCAGA is a genomic window of Oncorhynchus gorbuscha isolate QuinsamMale2020 ecotype Even-year linkage group LG12, OgorEven_v1.0, whole genome shotgun sequence containing:
- the LOC123990301 gene encoding bucky ball-like isoform X1, with the protein product MENDQHNQRPVNHPRPFFYVQPASQPYYNMYHHHHHNQWQNINNPYNHYTLPGSGSYPFGRPSSYMSPYPYMQYPGQYIVPHMHPVDYRCMYDPPRFHPPPVHDPMFRHQQQQHYYSAQAQREVACSEAQTQSSDALNKLQTNEKQGSEKELDSGVVSQASGIFSSENKEGKREVGGDGHSSRGASYGKLESSRLQSSSPLARLFSISDSTAAVYDGDSSRSLGDLGLQEGWAVDSDEEPPLDSSSVQEEDIQDTRHHAECLHSCSSENLCLLSAASQSDDSPRPEDPDNQAEEGSANPDSTSSTEALLRPQSHCSNLLSPQSLPSPLASDWQVLEHMKHGGETFDVPDGSLCELDVDLSYQILCLPFDKVFTASALQKGVSTPQSNAGAGKDLQASLSSLATSTPARHHHYYCQPQTAHERLSVLCSSLDELSSRDEMFSTDLEDVDVFPGSSVYARGRFSADLGEAEVKEVCPQSKKLMCVCCGSSLLKGVGVSSRVKVHHSPRVYAAGDSDELVEQEQRGSVRTCERTHPSRVVVKKHPVHKKPQPLPLHIRHAPKHSCKRGQWREAIGPEEQEPETVLVGSELKYYEGHVVEGESGHGTGDKQHRTHGLCRDGVNTSDPGTWERGGAKPRQKPHSSLPRPERPALRKALCKPLVYQRVRDEENDDEVPQRFQRRRFHQEKKHKVLISHP
- the LOC123990301 gene encoding bucky ball-like isoform X2 is translated as MENDQHNQRPVNHPRPFFYVQPASQPYYNMYHHHHHNQWQNINNPYNHYTLPGSGSYPFGRPSSYMSPYPYMQYPGQYIVPHMHPVDYRCMYDPPRFHPPPVHDPMFRHQQQQHYYSAQAQREVACSEAQTQSSDALNKLQTNEKQGSEKELDSGVVSQASGIFSSENKEGKREVGGDGHSSRGASYAAVYDGDSSRSLGDLGLQEGWAVDSDEEPPLDSSSVQEEDIQDTRHHAECLHSCSSENLCLLSAASQSDDSPRPEDPDNQAEEGSANPDSTSSTEALLRPQSHCSNLLSPQSLPSPLASDWQVLEHMKHGGETFDVPDGSLCELDVDLSYQILCLPFDKVFTASALQKGVSTPQSNAGAGKDLQASLSSLATSTPARHHHYYCQPQTAHERLSVLCSSLDELSSRDEMFSTDLEDVDVFPGSSVYARGRFSADLGEAEVKEVCPQSKKLMCVCCGSSLLKGVGVSSRVKVHHSPRVYAAGDSDELVEQEQRGSVRTCERTHPSRVVVKKHPVHKKPQPLPLHIRHAPKHSCKRGQWREAIGPEEQEPETVLVGSELKYYEGHVVEGESGHGTGDKQHRTHGLCRDGVNTSDPGTWERGGAKPRQKPHSSLPRPERPALRKALCKPLVYQRVRDEENDDEVPQRFQRRRFHQEKKHKVLISHP